The Muricauda sp. SCSIO 65647 genome includes a region encoding these proteins:
- a CDS encoding TonB-dependent receptor domain-containing protein: protein MKKKLLFFLLTSLISIVGFSQVTTSNIRGKVVDDQGAPLLGANVVAVHTPTGTQYGAISNEDGRFNLLNLRVGGPYEVTISYVGFKNNVKNDIFLSLGKTFNHNVSLQSDSQVLDEVVVVGDQTGTFGSDRTGSETNVGRRELTRLPTISRSASDFTRLEPSASSPTNADGGLSFGGRNDQFNNFSLDGSFFANPFGLDAPTPGGQTSAQPISLDAIDQIQVSLAPYDVTQSGFTGATVNAVTKSGTNDFYATVYGFFRNDDLTGGKINGDDVFKTGLEQVQYGISVGGPIIKDKLFFFANFEKDDLTELGTAGFVPNTGTGAINESRVSVTDLQDVQSALAALGYDTGSFENFNFDQESTKGIFKLDWNIDNNNRLAVIYNFLRASKQKPAHPSALGFRGPNAATLQFENSGYEINNNINSVQLELNSTLSNEAVNKLQVGYTHFDDFRDPLSTPAPSIIIENGGTNYIVAGHEPFSINNRLDQKVFQITNNLNIFKGDHTYTIGFSYEKFQFDNSFNLGVYGGTFGFPRSDDTFGNFRSVQEFLDAAQPGGLIDGQIQTAQAIFASNNQFPDGTPGGWALAETNVGQLAFYLQDEWDVTDNFKLTYGVRFDKPLFFDTADKVRENIARKGGALAEGGTYAPDIVYFDPENGNEVLIDSEQLPNNDFLVSPRVGFNWDVHGDNTLQIRGGSGLFTGRFPFVWLGNQVQGTDFFFYQAVDPDFQFPQVWRTNIGLDKAFDNGLVLTTDLSYTKDINAAHVQNWGLDTPSATLNAPGDNRAVYTNDDKSQLFGPNNAYVFTNSDEGRIFNASFKAQKTWEDGLYAMLAYNYLNSKEVNSIEAEITGDAFAANAVVGNANDDVLAFSRYGDTHRIIGVVSKAFSTGTTVSTFFEYAQGGRFNYIYGGDINNDGSSINDLIYIPTASELNQMTFSGPGQAEAFEAFIQQDDYLSENRGSYAERYGALAPWRGRWDLKVLQDIKINDRNRLQLSLDVLNVGNLINSDWGVVEQPTFNQILGVTVDDSNNPTYTFDPNLTNTFTANTSALSRWRAQLGVRYILD, encoded by the coding sequence ATGAAAAAAAAGCTACTCTTTTTCTTATTGACCTCCTTGATAAGTATTGTTGGTTTTTCACAGGTGACCACTTCGAATATCAGGGGCAAAGTGGTAGATGACCAAGGAGCACCTTTATTGGGTGCAAACGTTGTGGCCGTACACACCCCCACAGGAACACAGTATGGGGCCATTTCCAATGAAGATGGCCGTTTTAACCTGCTTAACCTAAGGGTAGGGGGGCCTTATGAGGTTACCATCTCTTATGTCGGTTTCAAAAACAATGTAAAGAATGATATTTTTCTTTCATTGGGTAAGACCTTTAACCATAACGTGAGCCTACAATCAGATAGTCAGGTTTTGGATGAAGTTGTCGTTGTTGGTGATCAAACAGGAACTTTCGGTAGTGACCGAACAGGTTCTGAAACAAATGTCGGACGCAGAGAGCTTACCCGATTGCCCACCATCTCAAGATCGGCAAGTGATTTCACAAGGTTGGAACCGAGTGCCTCTTCACCTACCAACGCAGATGGCGGACTTTCATTTGGTGGTCGAAACGATCAGTTCAATAATTTTTCTTTGGATGGTTCTTTCTTTGCCAATCCGTTTGGCTTGGATGCCCCCACACCGGGCGGGCAGACCAGTGCCCAGCCCATTTCATTGGATGCGATAGATCAAATTCAAGTATCACTGGCTCCCTATGATGTGACACAATCCGGTTTTACAGGGGCTACGGTCAACGCAGTTACCAAAAGCGGTACCAATGACTTTTATGCCACTGTTTATGGCTTTTTTAGAAATGACGATCTTACAGGAGGCAAGATTAACGGTGATGATGTGTTCAAGACCGGTCTTGAACAGGTTCAATACGGTATCAGTGTTGGTGGACCGATCATAAAAGATAAGCTGTTTTTCTTCGCCAATTTTGAAAAAGACGACCTAACGGAATTGGGTACCGCCGGTTTCGTTCCCAACACGGGAACAGGGGCCATCAATGAGTCAAGGGTTTCTGTCACAGACTTGCAAGACGTACAGAGCGCTTTGGCCGCTTTGGGCTACGATACGGGCAGTTTTGAAAACTTCAACTTTGACCAAGAATCTACCAAAGGTATTTTCAAGCTAGATTGGAACATTGACAATAACAATAGACTGGCTGTCATCTATAACTTTTTGAGGGCATCGAAACAAAAACCTGCCCACCCTTCGGCATTGGGCTTTAGAGGACCCAATGCAGCTACTTTGCAATTTGAGAACTCAGGTTACGAAATCAACAACAATATAAATTCAGTACAGTTAGAACTCAATTCAACTCTATCAAATGAGGCGGTCAATAAGCTTCAGGTAGGGTACACACATTTTGACGACTTTCGAGATCCTTTGTCAACACCGGCACCCAGCATTATCATTGAAAACGGCGGAACGAACTATATAGTGGCAGGCCATGAGCCTTTCTCGATTAACAACCGGTTGGATCAGAAGGTGTTTCAGATTACCAATAATTTGAACATTTTCAAAGGTGACCACACCTATACCATAGGCTTCTCATATGAAAAATTCCAGTTTGATAATTCATTTAACCTTGGGGTATATGGAGGCACTTTTGGTTTTCCAAGATCTGATGATACGTTTGGCAATTTTAGGAGTGTACAGGAATTTCTCGATGCGGCACAACCCGGAGGTTTGATAGATGGCCAAATTCAAACTGCGCAGGCCATATTTGCCAGCAACAACCAATTCCCCGATGGTACGCCTGGCGGGTGGGCCCTCGCAGAAACCAATGTGGGTCAGTTGGCGTTCTATCTTCAAGATGAGTGGGACGTGACCGACAATTTCAAATTGACCTACGGGGTTCGTTTTGATAAACCGCTATTTTTCGATACAGCAGATAAAGTTCGCGAAAACATTGCTCGAAAAGGGGGCGCATTGGCAGAAGGAGGCACTTATGCGCCTGACATCGTCTATTTTGACCCTGAGAATGGAAATGAAGTGTTGATCGACTCAGAGCAGTTGCCCAACAATGATTTCTTGGTTTCTCCCCGTGTGGGCTTCAATTGGGATGTGCATGGCGATAATACGCTTCAAATTCGAGGAGGTTCGGGCCTCTTCACAGGTCGTTTTCCTTTTGTTTGGTTGGGTAACCAAGTACAGGGTACTGATTTCTTCTTTTATCAGGCGGTGGATCCAGATTTTCAGTTTCCACAGGTTTGGCGAACCAATATTGGACTTGACAAGGCCTTTGACAATGGCTTGGTGTTGACCACTGACCTTTCATATACGAAAGACATCAATGCCGCCCACGTTCAGAATTGGGGATTGGATACTCCATCGGCTACATTGAACGCCCCAGGTGATAATCGTGCGGTTTATACCAATGATGATAAGTCACAGTTGTTCGGCCCAAATAATGCCTATGTATTCACCAATTCTGATGAGGGTAGAATTTTCAACGCTTCTTTCAAAGCCCAGAAAACATGGGAAGATGGGCTATATGCCATGTTGGCCTATAACTACTTGAACTCAAAAGAGGTAAACTCAATTGAAGCAGAGATCACAGGTGATGCTTTTGCCGCCAATGCCGTTGTAGGCAATGCCAATGATGATGTTTTGGCCTTTTCAAGATATGGTGACACCCACAGAATTATTGGCGTGGTCTCAAAGGCATTTTCAACGGGTACCACGGTATCTACTTTTTTCGAATATGCCCAAGGAGGAAGGTTCAACTACATCTATGGTGGTGACATCAATAATGATGGGTCTAGCATCAACGATTTGATTTACATTCCCACGGCAAGTGAATTGAACCAGATGACCTTTAGTGGTCCAGGTCAAGCTGAAGCTTTTGAGGCTTTTATCCAACAAGATGACTACTTGAGTGAGAATCGTGGCAGTTATGCCGAACGATATGGCGCGTTGGCTCCATGGAGGGGTAGATGGGACCTTAAAGTATTGCAAGACATCAAAATCAATGATAGAAACAGATTACAGTTGAGTCTAGATGTGTTGAACGTAGGCAATCTGATCAATTCTGACTGGGGAGTGGTCGAGCAACCTACCTTTAATCAGATTTTGGGCGTAACGGTTGATGACAGTAACAACCCAACCTATACTTTTGACCCAAATTTGACCAATACATTTACGGCAAACACCAGTGCGCTTTCAAGATGGAGGGCCCAATTGGGGGTACGCTACATTCTTGACTAG
- the rplI gene encoding 50S ribosomal protein L9, whose protein sequence is MELILKEDVQNLGFKDDIVTVKNGYGRNYLIPQGLAALATPSAKKVLAETLRQRAHKEEKAIKEAQKTADALKELEIKIPAKVGAAEKLFGSVSNIDLAEALDKAGHTIERKFINIQGGTIKRTGPYNAQIRLHREVIVDFHFEVIAEAK, encoded by the coding sequence ATGGAACTTATTTTAAAAGAAGACGTACAAAATTTGGGTTTTAAAGATGATATTGTAACCGTAAAGAACGGTTATGGTCGAAACTACTTGATTCCGCAAGGATTGGCTGCTTTGGCGACCCCTTCAGCGAAGAAAGTACTGGCAGAGACCCTTAGACAGCGGGCCCATAAAGAAGAGAAGGCCATTAAAGAGGCCCAGAAGACCGCCGATGCCCTCAAAGAGCTTGAAATCAAGATACCCGCCAAGGTGGGGGCTGCCGAGAAACTTTTTGGTTCTGTCAGCAATATCGATTTGGCTGAGGCATTGGACAAAGCTGGTCATACCATCGAAAGAAAGTTTATAAACATTCAAGGAGGTACCATCAAAAGAACGGGCCCATACAATGCACAGATAAGATTACACAGAGAGGTTATCGTTGATTTTCATTTTGAGGTTATTGCTGAGGCCAAATAA
- the rpsR gene encoding 30S ribosomal protein S18 has protein sequence MATLEQQAKSKKDGEIRYLTPLNIETSKQKKYCRFKKSGIKYIDYKDPDFLMKLVNEQGKLLPRRITGTSLKYQRKVAQAIKRARHLALMPYVGDMLK, from the coding sequence ATGGCAACACTTGAACAACAGGCAAAATCGAAGAAAGATGGGGAAATCAGGTATCTGACCCCTTTGAACATAGAAACCAGCAAGCAGAAGAAATATTGCAGGTTCAAAAAATCAGGTATCAAATACATTGATTATAAAGATCCTGATTTTTTGATGAAACTGGTCAATGAGCAGGGCAAACTGCTCCCAAGAAGAATCACGGGCACATCGTTGAAGTACCAAAGAAAAGTGGCCCAAGCCATCAAAAGGGCTCGCCACCTGGCCTTGATGCCGTACGTTGGTGATATGTTGAAATAA
- the rpsF gene encoding 30S ribosomal protein S6: MNHYETVFILNPVLSDTQIEETVKKFEDFLVKNGAKMVSKEDWGLKKLAYPIQHKKSGFYHLFEFTAPGEVISPYEVELIRDERIMRFLTVKLDKHAIAWAEKRRDKLKAKA; the protein is encoded by the coding sequence ATGAACCATTACGAAACTGTTTTCATTTTGAATCCCGTTCTGTCTGATACGCAGATAGAGGAAACAGTCAAGAAATTTGAGGATTTCTTGGTTAAGAATGGTGCCAAAATGGTCTCCAAAGAAGATTGGGGGCTAAAAAAATTGGCCTATCCCATTCAGCACAAGAAAAGTGGTTTTTACCACTTGTTCGAGTTTACCGCACCAGGGGAGGTAATTTCCCCTTATGAGGTAGAACTGATCAGAGACGAACGCATCATGCGTTTTTTGACCGTTAAATTAGACAAGCACGCCATTGCGTGGGCCGAAAAGAGAAGAGACAAACTAAAAGCAAAAGCTTAG
- a CDS encoding LytR/AlgR family response regulator transcription factor produces MKLKSIIVDDSSMQRMAVAKLVNNHPHLALVAEYSNAIEAKNGLKNHEIDLIFLDVEMPIINGFDLLEALENPPQVILITGKPDYALKAFDYDVTDYLHKPITLARFEASVKRAVAKYEQMNKVDEDEEHIFVKSNLKKRKVILNDIKWIEALGDYIKLVTDEANIVILSTMKSFEKQLPPEKFLRIHKSYIVNLEKIEKFNSKNVEVDGRQIPLSRNKKTELAEALSNA; encoded by the coding sequence ATGAAATTAAAAAGTATAATTGTAGACGACTCGTCAATGCAGCGCATGGCCGTTGCAAAATTGGTTAACAACCATCCGCACTTAGCCTTGGTAGCAGAGTACAGTAATGCCATCGAAGCAAAGAACGGATTAAAAAACCATGAAATCGACCTTATATTTTTAGATGTCGAAATGCCCATCATAAATGGATTTGACCTTTTAGAGGCCCTTGAAAATCCACCACAGGTCATTTTGATTACGGGTAAACCCGATTACGCCCTCAAGGCATTTGATTATGACGTAACCGACTACCTGCACAAACCTATTACCCTGGCCCGTTTCGAAGCGTCTGTTAAAAGGGCGGTGGCCAAGTATGAGCAAATGAACAAGGTCGATGAAGACGAAGAACATATCTTTGTGAAGAGCAACCTTAAAAAACGTAAGGTCATACTTAACGATATCAAGTGGATCGAAGCACTTGGCGATTACATCAAATTGGTGACCGATGAGGCCAATATTGTTATATTGTCCACAATGAAGTCATTCGAAAAACAATTGCCGCCAGAGAAATTCTTGAGAATCCATAAATCGTACATCGTAAATCTCGAGAAAATCGAAAAATTCAATAGCAAAAACGTTGAAGTCGATGGCAGGCAGATTCCACTAAGCAGAAATAAGAAGACCGAGTTGGCAGAAGCGCTGTCAAACGCATAG
- the priA gene encoding primosomal protein N' — protein sequence MEYFVDVVLPIPLARFFTYRISEQESDFLKPGMRIAVPFGKSKIYTALCHQVHQNPPEAYEAKEIHQILDDVPLVNAIQLKHWQWIADYYMCTLGEVVRSALPSAFLLESETLILPNKNQEVDEADLRDDEFLVFEALQHQESLKIDDICQIIDRKNALPVVNRLLSKQVVVQKEELYEQYKPKRVRFVKLSGIYQNEEKLQELLDGLTRAPKQSHAVLSLFQLQAETKKPIKSSSLEKEGNVSKAVIKSLIDKQVFEQYYLQRDRVEHHGEATKEGIELNRPQQEAHDSLQLQFSSKKRVALLHGVTSSGKTEVYIKLLQRVVDEGKQALYLLPEIALTSQLINRLRDYFGNKVSVYHSKYNLNERVEVWNNVLQQKEKAQIIIGARSALFLPYSDLGLIVVDEEHDQSFKQFDPAPRYHARDAAIVLSQYHDCHCLLGSATPSIESMKNAKTGKYGHAEINERFGKVLMPDIELVDLKEATKRKKMKGHFSERLLEEMTETLNAGEQIILFQNRRGFAPIVECTTCGHSPQCPNCDVSLTYHRYKNQLRCHYCGYHMVSEASCMACGSFTLDKKGFGTEQVQEELVTLFPDTRVGRMDLDTTRGKHAYEKIISAFEQQEFDILVGTQMVTKGLDFRNVSLVGIMNADTLLNFPDYRSHERSFQLLTQVAGRAGRTKKRGKVLVQTYNPYHRILQQVSTNDYTEMFENQLYEREHFKYPPVVRVIKVTLKDKDFNKLNEASEWFAEALKNLLPQERILGPEYPPVARIRRYYLKNILIKINLSRSPSKIKKGIKRIEKTFNAISQYKSVRLVYNVDHI from the coding sequence ATGGAGTATTTTGTAGATGTTGTATTACCGATTCCCTTAGCGCGTTTTTTCACTTACAGGATTTCTGAACAAGAATCAGATTTTCTCAAGCCGGGCATGCGCATCGCGGTTCCCTTTGGCAAATCAAAGATATATACGGCCCTTTGCCATCAGGTACACCAAAACCCACCAGAAGCTTATGAAGCAAAGGAAATACATCAAATATTGGATGATGTTCCATTGGTCAATGCCATTCAACTAAAACATTGGCAGTGGATTGCCGATTACTATATGTGCACATTGGGTGAGGTGGTGAGAAGTGCGCTGCCCAGTGCTTTTTTGCTCGAAAGCGAAACCTTGATCTTGCCCAATAAAAACCAAGAGGTCGATGAAGCCGACCTCAGGGATGATGAGTTTTTGGTCTTTGAGGCATTGCAACACCAAGAATCGCTTAAGATTGACGACATCTGTCAAATCATTGACCGAAAGAATGCATTACCGGTAGTGAACAGGTTGCTGAGCAAGCAAGTGGTCGTACAAAAAGAAGAATTGTATGAGCAGTATAAACCCAAAAGGGTACGGTTTGTCAAACTGTCAGGGATTTACCAAAACGAGGAGAAATTACAGGAATTACTGGATGGTTTGACAAGGGCACCCAAGCAAAGCCATGCCGTGCTCTCCTTGTTTCAGCTACAGGCAGAAACAAAAAAGCCCATAAAGTCAAGTAGTTTGGAGAAAGAGGGAAACGTCTCAAAGGCAGTCATCAAATCCCTTATCGACAAACAGGTTTTCGAGCAGTATTATCTTCAGCGTGACCGGGTCGAACATCATGGCGAAGCCACCAAAGAAGGGATAGAGCTGAACCGGCCACAGCAAGAGGCCCATGATTCGTTGCAGCTTCAATTTTCATCAAAAAAAAGAGTGGCCTTATTGCATGGTGTGACTTCATCTGGCAAAACAGAGGTGTACATCAAACTATTGCAGCGCGTGGTCGATGAGGGTAAACAGGCCCTGTACCTTTTACCGGAAATAGCGCTTACCTCACAATTGATCAACAGGCTTCGTGACTATTTCGGGAACAAGGTGTCGGTCTATCATTCAAAATACAATTTGAACGAAAGGGTAGAGGTATGGAACAATGTACTGCAACAAAAAGAAAAGGCACAGATCATCATAGGGGCCCGTTCGGCCCTCTTCTTACCGTATTCAGATTTGGGATTGATAGTGGTCGATGAAGAACATGACCAATCATTCAAGCAATTTGATCCTGCCCCGCGCTATCACGCCAGAGATGCCGCCATTGTGCTGTCACAATATCACGATTGCCATTGCCTGTTGGGGTCGGCCACCCCAAGCATTGAGAGCATGAAAAATGCAAAAACGGGCAAATATGGACATGCTGAAATCAATGAGCGTTTCGGAAAAGTTTTGATGCCCGATATTGAATTGGTCGATTTGAAAGAGGCGACCAAGCGCAAAAAGATGAAAGGTCACTTTTCAGAACGACTGCTAGAGGAAATGACCGAAACCCTGAACGCTGGCGAGCAGATCATTTTGTTTCAGAACCGTCGCGGTTTTGCGCCGATTGTCGAGTGTACCACTTGCGGGCATTCGCCCCAGTGCCCCAATTGCGATGTCAGTTTGACGTACCATCGGTATAAAAACCAGTTGCGATGCCATTATTGCGGCTATCACATGGTCTCAGAGGCCAGTTGTATGGCCTGTGGCAGTTTTACATTGGATAAAAAGGGCTTTGGTACCGAGCAGGTACAAGAAGAACTGGTCACCTTATTTCCAGATACCAGAGTGGGGCGCATGGATCTTGACACCACCCGTGGCAAGCATGCGTATGAAAAAATTATCAGTGCCTTTGAGCAGCAAGAATTCGATATTTTGGTCGGTACGCAAATGGTGACGAAAGGCCTTGATTTCAGAAATGTGAGCCTAGTGGGCATTATGAACGCCGATACCTTGCTGAACTTTCCTGATTATAGGTCCCACGAACGCAGTTTTCAACTGTTGACCCAAGTGGCCGGTAGGGCGGGGCGTACCAAAAAGAGAGGTAAGGTGTTGGTGCAGACCTATAATCCGTATCATAGAATTTTGCAACAGGTCTCGACCAATGACTATACCGAAATGTTTGAGAACCAGCTCTATGAGCGGGAGCATTTCAAATATCCCCCAGTGGTAAGGGTCATCAAGGTTACGTTGAAAGACAAAGACTTCAATAAGTTGAACGAGGCTTCCGAATGGTTTGCAGAGGCCTTGAAAAACCTATTGCCACAAGAACGCATTTTGGGGCCTGAGTACCCACCAGTGGCCCGTATCCGAAGGTATTACCTGAAGAATATACTGATAAAGATCAACTTGTCCCGTTCACCATCCAAAATAAAAAAAGGCATTAAAAGAATTGAAAAAACCTTTAATGCCATTTCCCAGTATAAAAGTGTCAGACTGGTCTATAATGTCGACCACATATAG
- a CDS encoding DUF2147 domain-containing protein, whose product MKVCHKIALLLLTCHGMHAQDVFGKWKTIDDASGKAKAIVEVYKKGGKIYGVIRKVLEKGEEDAVCKKCNGDLKNKPIVGINVVRGLVKNGDTYEDGKLLDPENGKEFRGKIWLNPDNPDELMVRGYVAFFYRTQIWHRVK is encoded by the coding sequence ATGAAGGTGTGCCACAAGATTGCTTTACTGTTGTTGACCTGTCACGGTATGCATGCACAGGATGTCTTTGGAAAATGGAAAACAATCGACGATGCGTCAGGAAAGGCCAAGGCCATAGTAGAGGTCTACAAAAAGGGTGGAAAAATCTACGGGGTCATTCGAAAAGTCTTGGAAAAGGGAGAAGAAGATGCTGTTTGCAAGAAATGCAACGGTGACTTGAAGAACAAGCCAATTGTTGGCATTAATGTGGTTCGTGGCCTGGTCAAAAATGGGGATACTTATGAAGATGGAAAACTCTTGGACCCTGAAAATGGCAAAGAATTCAGGGGCAAGATATGGTTGAATCCTGATAATCCCGATGAACTGATGGTGCGGGGCTATGTGGCATTTTTCTATCGTACCCAGATTTGGCACAGGGTAAAGTAG
- a CDS encoding YihY/virulence factor BrkB family protein — MSKPIEEQLQKIPVVNWAVALLKKIRLKAFEGLSFYDLIEMYVVGIIQGALSTRASSIAFSVFMAIFPLLIFFVTLIPFVIPYVSIGNENFDAQFLLFLESFLPSATSDYFGDIYQQIKDQKRGGLLSSAFVISIFLVANGVNSIFSGFETSYHVELTRNFFRQYAYALMVGLILSILVMVGAVVFVYFELVLESTNAYFSRAIGFDVEKGDAFVVQMAKVLFFALLSYLTTAILYYFGTAEGKQAKFFSAGALMTTLLFLLTSYLFGVYVEKIARYNELYGALGGLLIFMVFIWLNSSILLLGFELNATLNALKKKHPKKQGS, encoded by the coding sequence ATGTCCAAACCTATTGAAGAGCAATTGCAAAAGATTCCGGTGGTCAATTGGGCGGTGGCCCTATTGAAAAAGATCAGACTGAAAGCTTTTGAGGGCCTCTCATTTTATGATCTCATTGAGATGTACGTGGTCGGTATCATACAAGGGGCATTGTCAACACGGGCAAGCTCTATAGCATTCAGTGTGTTCATGGCCATTTTTCCATTATTGATTTTTTTTGTCACCTTGATACCATTTGTCATTCCGTATGTAAGTATTGGCAATGAGAATTTTGATGCCCAGTTTTTACTTTTTTTGGAATCTTTTCTGCCTTCTGCGACCAGTGACTATTTTGGCGATATCTATCAACAGATCAAAGACCAAAAAAGGGGGGGACTGCTTTCATCCGCTTTTGTGATTTCCATTTTTTTGGTGGCCAACGGGGTAAATTCCATTTTTTCGGGTTTTGAGACGTCATACCATGTAGAGTTGACCCGTAACTTTTTTCGGCAATATGCCTATGCCCTGATGGTCGGACTGATATTATCGATTCTCGTTATGGTCGGCGCCGTGGTCTTTGTATATTTTGAATTGGTGCTTGAGAGTACGAATGCATATTTCAGTCGAGCTATCGGGTTTGATGTGGAAAAAGGCGATGCTTTTGTTGTTCAAATGGCAAAAGTGCTGTTTTTTGCACTCTTGTCATATTTGACAACGGCCATACTCTATTATTTCGGTACCGCTGAGGGCAAGCAGGCCAAATTCTTTTCGGCTGGGGCTTTGATGACCACATTGCTGTTTTTGCTGACCTCCTATCTTTTTGGAGTGTACGTAGAAAAAATAGCACGGTACAACGAGCTTTACGGGGCACTTGGAGGATTACTTATATTTATGGTATTTATTTGGTTGAATTCCAGTATTTTATTATTAGGCTTTGAGTTAAATGCCACGCTTAACGCCTTAAAGAAGAAACACCCTAAAAAACAAGGATCATGA
- the nadC gene encoding carboxylating nicotinate-nucleotide diphosphorylase produces MISEALFKNELDLIISNAIREDIGDGDHSSLACIPSEAKGKAKLLVKDEGIIAGVEFAKQVFGYVDPELSIETLITDGTHVSHGDIVFYVEGSSQSILKAERLVLNAMQRMSAIATKTRHFVDLLEGTQTKILDTRKTTPGIRALEKWAVKIGGGENHRFALYDMIMLKDNHIDFAGGITKAIKKTQTYLEEIGKDLKIIVEARNLDEVKEILQSQGVYRILLDNFDYKDTRTAVELIGDRCLTESSGGINEETLRKYAECGVDYISSGALTHSVYNKDLSLKAV; encoded by the coding sequence ATGATATCCGAAGCACTATTTAAAAACGAGCTGGATTTGATTATTTCCAATGCCATTCGCGAAGATATAGGGGATGGTGATCATAGCTCACTGGCCTGTATTCCTTCAGAAGCAAAGGGCAAAGCGAAGCTTTTGGTAAAAGATGAGGGCATTATCGCAGGGGTTGAATTTGCAAAACAGGTTTTTGGCTATGTTGACCCAGAACTGTCAATAGAAACTTTGATAACCGATGGAACCCATGTAAGCCATGGTGATATCGTGTTTTATGTGGAAGGAAGCTCCCAATCTATATTAAAAGCCGAACGTTTGGTACTCAACGCAATGCAGCGCATGAGCGCCATCGCTACGAAGACCAGGCACTTTGTGGATCTGCTCGAAGGAACACAGACCAAGATTTTGGATACCCGAAAGACCACACCCGGTATACGGGCCCTCGAAAAATGGGCCGTGAAGATCGGTGGGGGCGAAAACCACAGATTTGCCCTATATGATATGATCATGCTAAAAGACAACCATATCGATTTTGCGGGCGGTATCACCAAGGCCATTAAAAAAACCCAAACCTATCTTGAAGAAATTGGAAAGGACCTCAAGATTATCGTTGAGGCACGAAATTTGGATGAGGTCAAAGAAATATTGCAATCACAGGGCGTGTACCGTATTTTATTGGACAATTTCGACTATAAAGACACCAGAACCGCGGTTGAGTTGATCGGAGACCGATGCTTGACCGAATCTTCAGGTGGTATTAATGAGGAAACTTTAAGAAAATACGCAGAATGCGGGGTTGATTATATTTCATCGGGTGCGTTGACACATTCTGTATACAATAAAGATTTAAGTCTAAAGGCCGTATAG
- the rlmH gene encoding 23S rRNA (pseudouridine(1915)-N(3))-methyltransferase RlmH, translating to MTITLLAIGKTDSQELNSLITTYTNRLKHYVKFTFAIVPAIKNTKNLSERQQKEKEGEVLLKNIQPSDILILLDEKGKQYSSIQFASLLQKQMNSGIKNLVFAIGGPYGFSEEVYKRANGKMGLSKMTFSHQMVRLFVVEQFYRAFTILKNEPYHHQ from the coding sequence ATGACCATCACGCTACTTGCCATAGGTAAAACGGACAGCCAAGAACTGAACAGCCTGATAACCACCTACACCAATCGGTTGAAGCACTATGTGAAGTTTACTTTCGCTATTGTTCCGGCCATCAAGAACACCAAAAACCTGTCAGAGCGACAGCAAAAGGAAAAAGAGGGTGAAGTGCTATTGAAAAATATACAACCTTCTGATATACTGATACTTCTTGATGAAAAAGGAAAACAGTATTCTTCGATACAATTTGCCTCTTTACTTCAAAAACAAATGAACAGTGGCATCAAGAACTTGGTATTTGCCATTGGTGGCCCCTACGGATTCAGTGAAGAGGTCTATAAAAGGGCCAATGGTAAAATGGGGCTTTCAAAGATGACGTTTTCGCATCAAATGGTACGGCTTTTTGTGGTGGAACAGTTTTATCGTGCCTTTACCATTCTCAAGAATGAACCCTACCATCATCAATAG